The following are encoded together in the Vibrio splendidus genome:
- the trmD gene encoding tRNA (guanosine(37)-N1)-methyltransferase TrmD, giving the protein MWVGIISLFPEMFRSVTDFGVTGQAVKKGLLSIETWNPRDFTHDKHRTVDDRPYGGGPGMLMMVQPLRDAIQTAKQAAPGKTKVIYLSPQGRKLDQKGVEELATNENLLLICGRYEGVDERIIQSEVDEEWSIGDFVMTGGELPAMTLIDSVSRFVPGVLGDFASAEEDSFANGLLDCPHYTRPEVLDDKDVPSVLKSGNHKDIRRWRLKQSLGRTWLRRPELLENLALTDEQEQLLAEFIKEQRS; this is encoded by the coding sequence ATGTGGGTTGGCATTATTAGCCTGTTTCCTGAAATGTTCCGTTCTGTTACTGATTTTGGAGTAACAGGTCAAGCGGTTAAAAAAGGTCTTTTATCTATTGAGACATGGAATCCTCGCGATTTCACTCATGATAAACATCGCACTGTTGATGATAGACCTTACGGTGGTGGTCCTGGCATGTTAATGATGGTTCAGCCTTTGCGCGATGCTATCCAAACTGCCAAGCAAGCAGCACCGGGAAAGACGAAAGTAATCTATCTTTCACCTCAAGGTCGTAAACTCGACCAGAAAGGTGTTGAAGAGTTGGCAACAAACGAGAACTTGCTTCTTATTTGTGGTCGCTATGAAGGGGTAGATGAGCGCATTATTCAATCTGAAGTCGACGAAGAATGGTCGATTGGAGATTTTGTGATGACGGGTGGCGAACTGCCAGCCATGACGTTGATTGATTCAGTCTCTCGGTTTGTTCCGGGTGTACTTGGAGATTTCGCTTCAGCAGAAGAAGATTCTTTTGCAAATGGTTTGCTAGATTGTCCCCATTATACGCGCCCTGAGGTGCTAGACGATAAAGATGTGCCATCGGTACTCAAGTCTGGAAACCATAAGGACATTCGTCGCTGGCGATTAAAACAATCGTTGGGCCGAACTTGGCTAAGAAGACCAGAGCTCCTGGAAAACCTAGCTCTGACTGACGAACAGGAACAATTACTGGCTGAATTCATTAAAGAGCAACGCTCTTAA
- a CDS encoding cytochrome C assembly family protein, with the protein MDSLIAIAAAFLYTMAISTIIPGLVHQTGIRVKTVFISALLALAFHAWLLGDLIFNASGQNLSILNVASLISLIISLVMSGAMLKTRLWFILPVVYSFAALNLMAATFLSSTFIKHLENDPKLLLHISLALFSYATLTIGALYALQLAWLDHKLKKKKALVINPNLPPLMMVERQLFKIILIGNGLLTGTLLTGLIFVQDMFAQGKAHKAVLSFIAWVIYSILLWGHYQKGWRGQKVTWFALAGASMLTLAYFGSRFVQEIILN; encoded by the coding sequence ATGGACAGTCTTATTGCGATCGCAGCGGCCTTTCTTTATACAATGGCGATTTCCACGATCATTCCAGGTCTCGTGCACCAAACAGGAATCCGCGTAAAAACGGTGTTTATCAGCGCATTACTTGCTCTAGCTTTCCATGCTTGGTTGCTTGGCGATTTAATTTTTAATGCCAGTGGCCAAAACCTCAGTATCTTGAACGTTGCTTCATTGATCAGTTTAATCATCTCTTTGGTCATGAGCGGTGCGATGCTCAAAACCCGTTTGTGGTTCATCTTGCCGGTTGTTTATAGCTTCGCTGCTCTAAATCTAATGGCTGCCACTTTTCTTTCAAGCACGTTCATTAAACATCTAGAGAATGATCCAAAGCTGCTACTGCACATCTCTTTGGCTTTGTTCTCATACGCGACGTTGACTATCGGTGCGCTATACGCCCTGCAACTTGCGTGGCTAGATCACAAACTTAAAAAGAAAAAAGCGTTAGTGATAAACCCTAACCTACCTCCTTTAATGATGGTGGAAAGACAGCTTTTCAAGATCATTCTGATCGGTAATGGCTTATTAACAGGTACTTTATTGACTGGCCTTATCTTCGTACAAGATATGTTTGCTCAAGGAAAAGCACACAAGGCTGTATTGTCTTTTATTGCTTGGGTTATCTACTCCATCCTTCTGTGGGGTCACTATCAGAAAGGTTGGCGTGGACAAAAAGTCACTTGGTTCGCACTTGCCGGTGCCAGCATGCTCACATTAGCCTACTTCGGTAGCCGCTTCGTTCAGGAAATCATCCTGAATTAG
- the pilB gene encoding type IV-A pilus assembly ATPase PilB — protein sequence MLTNLPTIFRQANLLSLTQEQAVAEHVQASGVSTPEALLVLDFFSGDSLASNIKTIFGLPLVQLASTDYETLCEQLGLRELITKYRAIPISVSSSTLTLASADPTDLQAEDDFRFATGLQIELVVANYSELEGAIRKLYGRSISGQDSKRKEITQDELANLVEISDDEITSIEDLSQDDSPVSRFINQILVDAARKGASDIHFEPYEENYRVRLRCDGILVEIQQPASHLSRRLSARLKILAKLDIAERRLPQDGRIKLRLNDELAIDMRVSTLPTLWGEKIVLRLLDSSAANLDIDKLGYSEDQKALYLNALKRPQGMILMTGPTGSGKTVSLYTGLRVLNTTERNISTAEDPVEINLCGINQVQVSPKIGFGFAEALRSFLRQDPDVVMVGEIRDLETAEIAIKASQTGHLVLSTLHTNSAAETVTRLSHMGIEPFNLASSLSLIIAQRLARRLCDHCKATDDSPDIFLRHSIPNSQIIYKASSQGCNECNQGYSGRVGIYEVMPFSDQLKNSLIEKPNALAIENLARREGMRTLQESGLDKLLEGTTSYQELQRVLYL from the coding sequence GTGCTCACCAACCTCCCAACAATTTTTCGTCAAGCTAACCTTCTTAGTCTGACTCAAGAACAAGCCGTTGCGGAACATGTGCAAGCTTCAGGTGTATCTACGCCTGAAGCTTTGCTCGTTCTTGATTTCTTCAGCGGCGATTCCTTAGCAAGTAATATCAAAACCATTTTCGGTTTACCGTTAGTACAACTAGCCAGTACTGACTACGAAACCTTGTGTGAGCAATTGGGGCTTCGTGAATTGATCACCAAATATCGAGCAATCCCGATTTCAGTTTCTAGTTCTACTCTTACGCTCGCCTCGGCTGATCCGACCGACTTACAAGCTGAAGACGACTTTCGCTTTGCGACAGGATTACAGATTGAATTGGTTGTCGCTAATTACTCTGAACTAGAAGGTGCAATACGAAAGCTGTATGGCCGTTCTATTTCCGGGCAAGACTCCAAGCGTAAAGAGATCACTCAAGATGAGCTCGCTAACCTTGTTGAGATATCTGATGACGAGATAACGTCGATAGAAGACCTCAGCCAAGATGACTCCCCTGTCAGTCGCTTTATCAATCAGATTCTAGTCGATGCAGCACGTAAAGGCGCATCTGATATCCACTTCGAACCTTATGAAGAAAACTACCGCGTACGTCTACGTTGCGATGGCATCCTTGTCGAAATTCAACAGCCCGCTTCTCACTTAAGTCGTCGTCTATCGGCGCGCTTGAAGATTCTCGCCAAACTTGATATCGCCGAACGTCGTTTGCCTCAAGATGGTCGTATCAAACTGCGCTTAAATGACGAACTGGCGATTGATATGCGTGTATCGACGCTGCCAACATTATGGGGAGAAAAGATCGTTCTTCGTCTTCTAGACAGCAGCGCTGCCAATCTCGATATCGATAAGCTCGGTTACAGCGAGGATCAAAAAGCACTCTACCTCAATGCCCTAAAACGCCCGCAAGGAATGATCTTAATGACCGGGCCAACGGGCAGCGGTAAAACGGTTTCTCTTTATACTGGCCTTCGAGTGCTCAACACCACTGAACGCAACATCTCAACAGCCGAAGACCCTGTTGAAATCAACCTGTGTGGTATCAATCAGGTACAAGTGTCACCTAAGATCGGCTTTGGTTTCGCTGAAGCATTGCGATCATTTTTACGACAAGATCCTGATGTGGTGATGGTCGGAGAGATCCGTGATTTGGAAACCGCAGAGATCGCGATCAAAGCCTCGCAAACAGGCCACTTAGTGCTTTCGACACTGCACACCAATTCGGCAGCAGAAACGGTGACTCGCCTCTCTCATATGGGAATAGAACCTTTTAACCTCGCTTCATCATTAAGCCTGATTATCGCCCAACGACTGGCAAGACGATTGTGCGACCACTGTAAAGCCACTGATGACTCGCCTGATATATTTCTACGCCACTCTATTCCCAATAGCCAAATCATCTACAAAGCCAGCTCACAAGGATGCAATGAGTGTAATCAGGGATACTCGGGGCGAGTCGGTATCTATGAAGTCATGCCTTTTAGCGACCAATTGAAAAATAGCCTGATCGAAAAACCGAACGCGTTAGCCATTGAAAACTTAGCGCGCCGAGAAGGCATGAGAACTTTACAAGAATCAGGGCTAGATAAACTGCTTGAAGGCACCACCAGCTATCAAGAGCTACAACGTGTTCTATACCTATAA
- the rimM gene encoding ribosome maturation factor RimM (Essential for efficient processing of 16S rRNA): MSMKGKETMSEQNNRIVMGKLGSTYGIRGWLKVFSYTDNAESIFDYSPWYLNQKGKWVEYKVESWKRHGQGYVCKLAGLDVREDAQLMTNFEIAIDPASLPELSEDEFYWRELFGMQVFTTKGYDLGEVTDLLETGSNDVLVIKANLKDAFGQKERLVPYLEEQVIKKVDREARRIEVDWDPGF; this comes from the coding sequence ATGTCGATGAAGGGTAAAGAAACGATGAGCGAGCAAAATAATAGAATTGTCATGGGTAAACTTGGGTCTACCTATGGTATTCGTGGCTGGCTTAAAGTGTTCTCCTACACAGACAATGCTGAAAGCATATTTGATTACAGCCCTTGGTATTTAAACCAAAAGGGTAAGTGGGTTGAGTACAAAGTTGAGAGCTGGAAACGTCATGGCCAAGGTTATGTATGTAAGCTAGCGGGATTAGATGTTCGTGAAGACGCGCAACTGATGACTAACTTTGAAATTGCTATTGACCCTGCTTCGTTACCTGAATTGTCAGAAGATGAATTCTACTGGCGCGAATTGTTCGGTATGCAAGTTTTTACCACTAAAGGTTACGACCTTGGTGAGGTCACTGACCTATTAGAAACTGGCTCGAACGATGTTCTAGTAATTAAAGCAAATCTTAAAGATGCTTTTGGCCAAAAGGAACGGTTAGTACCGTACCTTGAAGAGCAAGTGATCAAGAAAGTTGATCGCGAAGCTCGCCGGATCGAAGTTGACTGGGATCCTGGATTCTAA
- the yacG gene encoding DNA gyrase inhibitor YacG: MSKKITIVKCPQCNADVEWGEQSPHRPFCSKQCQMIDFGEWADEENSIAGAPDMSDSDGWSEDPH; the protein is encoded by the coding sequence ATGTCGAAAAAAATCACCATCGTTAAATGCCCTCAATGTAATGCCGACGTTGAATGGGGCGAACAAAGCCCACACCGCCCGTTTTGCAGTAAGCAATGTCAGATGATTGATTTCGGTGAATGGGCAGACGAAGAGAACAGCATTGCTGGCGCACCAGACATGTCAGATAGCGATGGTTGGTCGGAAGATCCGCACTAA
- a CDS encoding type II secretion system F family protein, producing the protein MSSKSKQSQLKNYHWKGINSSGKKVSGQSLALTELEVREKLKEQHIQIKKIKKKSISAITRLTHRVKAKDITILTRQLATMLATGVPIVQAIKLVSDNHRKAEMKSILSHICKGVEAGTPISKAMRTASRHFDDLYTDLVATGELSGNLAQVFERLATYREKSEQLKSKVIKALIYPAMVVAVALTVSYLMLTMVIPEFESMFSGFGADLPWFTQQVLYLSHWMQAYSFYSAIGIGLLILSFQQLRQRSYSIRLSTSRLGLRFPILGAVITKASIAKFSRTLSTSFSSGIPILTSLKTTAKTAGNLHYESAIIEVHRETAAGMPMYIAMRNTNAFPEMVLQMVMIGEESGNLDDMLNKVASIYEFEVDNTVDNLGKILEPLIIVFLGTVVGGLVVAMYLPIFNLMSVLG; encoded by the coding sequence ATGAGTAGTAAAAGCAAACAATCACAACTAAAAAACTACCATTGGAAGGGAATCAATAGTTCTGGCAAGAAAGTGTCTGGGCAGAGCTTAGCGCTCACCGAACTAGAAGTGCGAGAGAAGCTCAAAGAGCAGCACATTCAGATTAAGAAAATCAAAAAGAAAAGCATCTCAGCAATCACTCGTTTAACCCATCGAGTCAAAGCCAAAGACATCACTATTTTGACTCGCCAACTGGCTACCATGTTGGCGACTGGTGTGCCGATCGTGCAAGCCATCAAGCTGGTGTCAGACAATCACCGCAAAGCAGAAATGAAATCGATTTTATCGCACATCTGCAAAGGTGTAGAAGCTGGCACGCCAATCTCAAAAGCAATGCGAACTGCAAGCCGCCACTTTGATGACCTCTATACCGACTTGGTCGCGACAGGCGAACTCTCCGGCAACCTTGCACAAGTATTTGAACGCTTGGCGACCTATCGTGAAAAGAGTGAGCAACTAAAATCCAAGGTTATAAAAGCGCTCATCTATCCTGCAATGGTTGTTGCGGTCGCCCTTACCGTTTCCTACTTAATGCTGACCATGGTCATCCCTGAATTTGAATCGATGTTTTCTGGTTTCGGAGCAGACTTACCTTGGTTCACCCAGCAAGTGCTTTATCTTTCCCATTGGATGCAGGCTTATAGTTTCTATAGTGCCATCGGTATTGGTTTATTAATTCTGTCTTTTCAGCAACTGCGTCAGCGATCCTACTCGATTCGACTTTCAACCAGTCGTCTTGGCTTACGCTTTCCTATCTTGGGTGCTGTTATCACTAAGGCATCGATTGCAAAGTTCAGCCGAACACTTTCAACCAGTTTCAGTTCTGGGATTCCCATCTTAACCAGCCTTAAAACAACGGCTAAAACCGCAGGCAACCTGCATTATGAATCGGCCATCATCGAGGTTCACCGTGAAACTGCCGCAGGCATGCCTATGTACATTGCAATGCGCAATACCAATGCCTTCCCAGAGATGGTTTTACAGATGGTGATGATAGGTGAAGAGTCAGGGAATCTTGATGATATGCTCAATAAAGTCGCTTCCATTTACGAGTTCGAAGTAGACAACACCGTCGATAACCTAGGTAAAATTCTAGAACCACTGATCATCGTATTTTTAGGCACCGTAGTTGGCGGACTTGTTGTCGCGATGTACTTACCGATCTTTAATCTTATGAGTGTGTTAGGATAG
- the ffh gene encoding signal recognition particle protein codes for MFDNLTDRLSKTLKNISGKGRLTEDNIKETLREVRMALLEADVALPVVRDFVKRVKEGAVGVEVSKSLTPGQEFIKIVQAELEAVMGESNEALDLAAQPPAVILMAGLQGAGKTTSVGKLSKLLTERDKKKVLVVSADVYRPAAIKQLETLASDVGVDFFPSSADQKPLDIANAAIDHAKKKFYDVLIVDTAGRLAIDEEMMGEIKELHTAIKPVETLFVVDAMTGQDAANTAKAFGDTLPLTGVILTKVDGDARGGAALSVRHITGKPIKFLGVGEKTDALEPFHPDRVASRILGMGDVLSLIEDLQKNVDTEKAEKLAKKFKEKKGFDLEDFREQLGQMKNMGGMMGMMDKLPGMSQLPDNVKDKVDDKMFKQMEAIINSMTMKERQRPDLIKGSRKKRIAAGSGTQVQDVNRMLKQFTQMQKMMKKMQKGGMKGMMRNMQGMMGGGGGMGGMGGGFNPFGR; via the coding sequence ATGTTTGATAATTTAACGGATCGTCTATCCAAAACGCTGAAGAACATCAGCGGTAAAGGTCGTCTGACCGAAGACAATATAAAAGAGACGCTGCGTGAAGTACGTATGGCGCTACTTGAAGCCGACGTTGCACTGCCAGTTGTCCGCGATTTTGTTAAGCGCGTAAAAGAAGGCGCTGTGGGTGTTGAGGTTTCTAAATCTCTAACTCCTGGTCAAGAATTCATTAAGATCGTTCAAGCTGAGCTTGAAGCGGTGATGGGTGAGTCTAACGAGGCTCTTGACCTAGCAGCACAGCCGCCAGCCGTTATTTTAATGGCAGGTCTACAAGGTGCGGGTAAAACCACATCGGTAGGTAAGCTATCTAAGCTCCTGACTGAGCGCGACAAGAAGAAAGTTTTGGTTGTGTCTGCCGACGTTTACCGTCCAGCGGCAATCAAACAGCTTGAAACGTTAGCAAGCGATGTTGGCGTCGACTTCTTCCCATCTTCAGCTGATCAAAAGCCTCTTGATATTGCAAACGCTGCAATCGACCATGCGAAGAAGAAATTCTACGACGTGCTAATTGTCGATACTGCTGGTCGTTTGGCTATCGATGAAGAGATGATGGGCGAGATCAAAGAGCTTCATACTGCCATTAAACCAGTAGAGACTCTGTTCGTTGTTGATGCAATGACTGGTCAAGATGCTGCGAACACTGCAAAAGCTTTTGGTGATACGCTTCCACTAACCGGTGTTATCTTGACGAAAGTTGATGGTGATGCGCGAGGTGGTGCTGCACTGTCTGTTCGTCATATCACTGGCAAGCCGATTAAATTCTTAGGTGTTGGTGAAAAGACTGACGCACTAGAACCATTCCACCCAGATCGTGTTGCTTCTCGTATCTTAGGTATGGGCGACGTACTGTCTCTTATTGAAGACCTACAGAAAAACGTTGATACCGAGAAAGCAGAGAAACTGGCTAAGAAGTTCAAAGAGAAGAAAGGCTTTGACCTTGAAGACTTCCGTGAGCAGCTTGGTCAGATGAAAAACATGGGCGGCATGATGGGCATGATGGATAAGCTTCCAGGTATGTCTCAGCTACCAGACAACGTTAAAGATAAAGTTGATGACAAGATGTTCAAGCAAATGGAAGCGATCATCAACTCTATGACAATGAAAGAACGTCAGCGTCCAGACCTAATCAAAGGCTCACGCAAAAAGCGTATTGCTGCAGGTTCTGGTACGCAGGTACAAGATGTAAACCGTATGCTTAAACAGTTCACTCAAATGCAGAAGATGATGAAGAAAATGCAGAAAGGTGGAATGAAAGGCATGATGCGCAACATGCAAGGCATGATGGGCGGCGGTGGAGGTATGGGCGGAATGGGTGGTGGTTTTAACCCGTTTGGTCGATAA
- a CDS encoding prepilin peptidase, with the protein MEVFHYYPWLFPVLAFIFSLLIGSFLNVVIHRLPIMMEREWQQECSEYFSQYKIPAPEGKFNLSIPRSTCPKCKTQLRVIDNIPVLSWLFLKGKCHSCANPISARYPLVELLTAILCTVVASHFGFSYYAIALIFFTFALITATFIDLDTMLLPDQITLPLVWSGIALALFNISPVSLQDSVIGAMAGYLALWSVYWLFKLLTGKEGMGYGDFKLLAALGAWLGWQHLPMIILLSSLVGLVFGLIQLRLKQQGIDKAFPFGPYLAIAGWVSLMWGNDIMGWYFTSVLGI; encoded by the coding sequence ATGGAAGTATTTCACTACTATCCTTGGCTATTCCCCGTATTAGCTTTCATTTTTAGCCTTCTTATCGGCAGCTTCCTCAACGTAGTCATACACCGTTTACCGATAATGATGGAACGAGAGTGGCAACAAGAGTGCTCGGAGTATTTCTCTCAATATAAAATTCCAGCACCAGAGGGAAAGTTCAATCTCAGTATCCCTCGTTCTACCTGTCCAAAATGCAAAACCCAATTAAGGGTAATCGACAATATTCCTGTATTAAGCTGGTTGTTCTTAAAAGGCAAATGCCATAGCTGTGCTAACCCAATCAGTGCTCGCTACCCTTTGGTCGAATTGCTTACCGCAATCCTTTGTACCGTAGTCGCGAGCCACTTTGGCTTCAGTTACTACGCCATCGCTCTGATTTTTTTCACGTTTGCATTGATTACCGCAACCTTTATCGATCTCGATACTATGCTGCTGCCAGATCAAATCACCTTACCTTTAGTTTGGTCTGGTATCGCGTTAGCTCTGTTTAATATCAGCCCAGTATCGCTTCAAGATTCCGTAATTGGCGCAATGGCAGGCTACCTAGCACTTTGGTCGGTTTATTGGCTGTTCAAGCTGTTAACAGGCAAAGAAGGTATGGGTTACGGTGATTTCAAGTTACTAGCTGCGCTTGGCGCCTGGCTTGGTTGGCAGCACCTACCAATGATCATTCTTTTGTCGTCGCTGGTCGGTTTAGTTTTCGGCTTGATTCAACTTCGCTTGAAACAGCAAGGCATAGATAAAGCCTTTCCCTTTGGACCTTACCTTGCGATTGCGGGTTGGGTGAGTTTGATGTGGGGCAACGACATCATGGGCTGGTATTTCACTTCTGTACTAGGAATTTAA
- the rplS gene encoding 50S ribosomal protein L19 yields MSNIIKALEEEQLKSDLPKFAPGDTVVVQVKVKEGDRERLQAFEGVVIAIRNRGLHSAFTVRKISNGEGVERAFQTHSPMVDSIEVKRRGAVRRAKLYYLRERSGKSARIKEKLTKK; encoded by the coding sequence ATGAGCAACATCATCAAGGCTCTTGAAGAAGAGCAACTAAAATCAGACCTTCCTAAATTCGCACCAGGTGACACTGTTGTAGTTCAGGTTAAGGTAAAAGAAGGTGACCGTGAGCGTCTACAGGCTTTCGAAGGCGTTGTAATCGCTATTCGTAACCGTGGTCTACACTCTGCATTCACAGTTCGTAAGATCTCGAACGGTGAAGGCGTAGAGCGTGCGTTCCAAACTCACTCTCCAATGGTTGATAGCATCGAAGTTAAACGCCGTGGTGCAGTACGTCGTGCCAAGTTGTACTACCTACGTGAGCGTTCTGGTAAGTCAGCTCGTATTAAAGAGAAGCTTACTAAGAAGTAA
- the coaE gene encoding dephospho-CoA kinase (Dephospho-CoA kinase (CoaE) performs the final step in coenzyme A biosynthesis.) has protein sequence MAIIIGLSGGIASGKTTVANLFNEHFNIDIVDADIVAREVVAVGSDGLKQITDRFGETILLEDGSLNRSKLRELIFSDPTDKQWLNDLLHPMIRNKIDSDLSKVTSPYGLLVAPLLVENQMQSMADRVLIVDVPTEVQIERTMSRDNVSREQVASILKSQASREQRLAVADDVIKNHTKNQELLPQITDLHQKYLAISTVYGSE, from the coding sequence ATGGCAATCATTATCGGATTAAGCGGTGGTATCGCCAGTGGAAAAACCACCGTTGCTAACCTCTTCAATGAGCATTTTAATATTGATATTGTCGATGCTGATATCGTTGCACGCGAAGTCGTTGCAGTGGGCAGTGACGGCTTAAAGCAGATTACTGATCGTTTTGGTGAGACGATCTTGCTTGAAGATGGATCACTTAACCGAAGTAAGCTGCGTGAGCTAATCTTCTCGGATCCCACAGATAAACAATGGCTCAATGACCTGCTTCATCCCATGATCCGTAACAAAATTGACAGTGACCTGTCTAAAGTCACATCCCCTTATGGTTTATTAGTCGCACCGCTATTGGTTGAAAACCAAATGCAAAGCATGGCCGATCGCGTATTAATCGTTGATGTACCAACAGAAGTACAAATAGAGCGTACGATGAGTCGTGATAATGTTTCTAGGGAACAAGTTGCATCAATTTTAAAATCACAGGCTTCAAGAGAACAACGCTTAGCAGTTGCAGATGACGTGATTAAAAACCATACTAAAAACCAAGAACTTTTGCCTCAAATCACAGATTTACATCAAAAGTATCTGGCAATCAGTACTGTATATGGGTCAGAATAG
- the rpsP gene encoding 30S ribosomal protein S16, with the protein MVTIRLARHGAKKRPFYQIVVADSRNSVTGRFIEKVGFFNPTAQGQEEGLRLDLDRVNHWVGQGASLSDRVAKLVKDAQKAA; encoded by the coding sequence ATGGTAACCATTCGTTTGGCACGTCACGGTGCAAAGAAGCGCCCATTTTATCAAATCGTAGTTGCGGATAGCCGTAACTCTGTAACTGGCCGTTTCATCGAGAAAGTAGGTTTCTTTAACCCTACTGCTCAAGGTCAAGAAGAAGGTCTACGTCTAGACCTAGATCGTGTTAACCACTGGGTTGGTCAAGGCGCATCTCTATCTGATCGTGTAGCTAAGCTAGTTAAAGACGCTCAAAAAGCGGCTTAA
- the zapD gene encoding cell division protein ZapD: MITHKFEHPLNEKTRIYLRVESLLRQLHLSSTFSDAQQYQLFFRSIFDLIEIFEQIQLKSELAKDIEKQRVTYKSWLDVEGVDQEMLTSLLNDISNIYRELMQAERFGQSLKEDRFLSAIRQRFNLPGGSCCFDLPALHYWLHLPLDKRMRDAKAWMDSLQPLYEALTLWLKLTRETGHFKEQIARAGFFQSDADEANILRLSIPMQYGAYPMISGHKNRFAVKFMSFETGQACTQDIEFELAVCS, translated from the coding sequence ATGATCACCCACAAATTTGAACATCCTCTAAATGAGAAAACACGCATCTACTTAAGAGTTGAATCACTCTTGAGGCAGCTGCACTTGTCTTCTACATTTTCCGATGCTCAACAGTATCAACTCTTTTTCCGTTCCATCTTTGATCTGATTGAAATCTTCGAACAGATCCAACTCAAGAGTGAACTCGCAAAAGATATTGAGAAGCAGCGTGTAACCTACAAAAGCTGGTTAGATGTTGAAGGTGTCGATCAAGAGATGCTAACTTCACTACTCAACGATATTAGTAATATCTATCGTGAACTGATGCAGGCGGAGCGTTTTGGGCAGTCACTTAAAGAAGACCGATTCTTGAGTGCCATACGTCAACGCTTTAATTTACCAGGTGGCTCATGCTGCTTTGATTTACCCGCACTGCATTATTGGCTGCATCTTCCTCTCGATAAGAGAATGCGAGATGCCAAAGCTTGGATGGACAGCCTACAGCCTCTGTATGAAGCGCTAACACTATGGTTAAAGCTCACCAGAGAGACTGGTCACTTTAAAGAGCAAATTGCTCGCGCTGGCTTCTTCCAGAGCGATGCTGATGAAGCGAATATCCTTCGCCTTTCTATTCCAATGCAATACGGTGCTTACCCGATGATCTCCGGGCATAAAAACCGTTTTGCCGTTAAGTTCATGAGCTTTGAAACAGGACAAGCCTGTACTCAAGACATCGAATTTGAATTGGCTGTCTGCAGCTAA
- a CDS encoding pilin: MNNKNKRMNQKGFTLIELMIVVAIIGVLSAIAVPAYKDYVSKSEASSALATLKSLQTPAELTFQEEGKLSTALSTLGISAGSNTLGTLRVSAQGSTGANPTSPAIEFKFVGGSLDQQTLTLSRDATTGWACAKSTTVPDLDGCR, encoded by the coding sequence ATGAATAACAAGAACAAAAGAATGAACCAGAAAGGCTTTACGCTGATTGAATTGATGATTGTGGTGGCGATTATTGGTGTGTTGTCTGCGATTGCTGTGCCTGCATATAAAGATTATGTATCTAAGAGTGAAGCATCATCTGCTCTTGCAACTTTAAAATCTCTGCAAACACCAGCAGAGCTTACTTTCCAAGAAGAAGGCAAACTTAGTACTGCTCTTTCAACTTTAGGTATATCTGCTGGTTCAAATACCCTCGGTACATTAAGAGTTTCAGCGCAAGGCTCGACAGGAGCAAACCCTACATCACCAGCAATTGAGTTTAAATTTGTTGGAGGTTCATTGGATCAACAAACCCTTACACTATCTCGTGATGCGACAACTGGTTGGGCTTGTGCTAAATCAACAACAGTTCCCGATCTAGATGGCTGCCGATAA